A region from the Mycobacterium heidelbergense genome encodes:
- a CDS encoding class I SAM-dependent methyltransferase, with amino-acid sequence MSDPQPSVNRGARTAEDDSYVMNSVETDVEIENARLRNLQQASDSSTISHLDAIGVGSGWRCLEVGAGAGSIASWLGARVGPTGSVLATDVNVDRLGNLPGNVEVRQHDIRHEELEPAAYDLVHCRFVLMHLADPVAALKKMTASLAPGGWLVVEEGDLGLVEFAGAAESARATEVLHTLHEQWVAAGIVNSFFGRQLPGLVLALGLESFGVDVSTATGEPGQPAYEAMRLGWPNLRAGFAATGTSEDDLRCIDIAAADSTFLVGITTVAVWGRLPVAQSSSR; translated from the coding sequence ATGTCTGATCCCCAACCCTCGGTTAATCGCGGAGCGCGAACCGCCGAGGATGACAGCTATGTGATGAATTCAGTCGAGACGGATGTCGAAATCGAAAACGCTCGGCTGCGCAACTTGCAACAAGCCAGTGATTCGTCCACTATCAGTCATCTTGATGCCATCGGGGTCGGCTCGGGATGGCGCTGTCTGGAGGTCGGGGCGGGTGCAGGTTCGATCGCTAGCTGGCTTGGGGCCCGGGTGGGCCCGACGGGATCAGTGTTGGCCACTGACGTCAACGTCGACCGTCTGGGCAATCTCCCCGGCAATGTCGAGGTGCGTCAACATGACATCAGACACGAGGAATTGGAGCCAGCGGCCTATGACCTCGTGCACTGTCGTTTCGTCCTTATGCATCTCGCGGACCCCGTTGCTGCACTGAAAAAGATGACAGCGTCCCTCGCGCCCGGCGGCTGGCTCGTTGTGGAAGAAGGCGACTTGGGGCTCGTCGAATTCGCCGGTGCCGCAGAGTCTGCCCGAGCAACGGAAGTCCTGCACACGCTGCATGAGCAGTGGGTAGCCGCGGGCATCGTCAACAGTTTCTTCGGCCGGCAGCTGCCTGGGCTGGTACTTGCCCTCGGCCTGGAATCGTTCGGCGTTGACGTCTCTACGGCCACCGGGGAGCCCGGTCAACCTGCTTACGAGGCGATGCGCCTGGGCTGGCCCAACCTTCGAGCCGGATTCGCAGCGACCGGCACCAGCGAGGACGACCTACGCTGCATCGACATCGCCGCCGCCGATTCCACCTTCCTCGTCGGCATCACCACCGTCGCTGTCTGGGGCCGGCTGCCGGTCGCGCAGAGTTCCTCACGTTGA
- a CDS encoding helix-turn-helix domain-containing protein: protein MAKRVVAPTRAAGDALAVFGAQIRLARHEKNWTAAELGMRIGVGPRTVTAIERGAPGVAIGTVLSAASVLGVPLFGAEGDELARLRRRGEERIALIPSREYQPRSTTADGDDDALDF from the coding sequence ATGGCAAAGCGTGTGGTTGCCCCGACTCGTGCCGCCGGGGACGCTCTTGCTGTGTTCGGCGCGCAGATCCGCCTCGCACGGCACGAGAAGAACTGGACGGCCGCGGAGCTGGGCATGCGTATCGGCGTGGGCCCTCGCACCGTCACCGCCATCGAACGGGGCGCACCGGGGGTGGCCATCGGTACGGTGCTCAGCGCGGCGTCGGTGCTGGGTGTTCCACTGTTCGGTGCCGAAGGTGACGAACTGGCGCGACTTCGCCGACGCGGCGAGGAACGGATCGCGCTGATCCCGTCGCGCGAGTACCAGCCACGATCGACAACAGCCGACGGCGACGATGACGCCCTCGACTTCTGA
- a CDS encoding type II toxin-antitoxin system HipA family toxin, giving the protein MTPSTSDRDIPVPRGAFVWVWLPGYTVPVVAGRVQFQRRGRHRRYVFGYGRSYLDRPDAISLYTPELPLRAGWQSPSPNMSIASALRDAGPDSWGQRVIFERLHSAKGRDADPGDPDQITYFLESGSNRIGGLDFQTSPDVYVPRDSSATLDELHTAVDALQEGRPLTDELSAALVRGTSIGGARPKVLIDVDGVGHIAKFSSTSDPYPVVGAEALALEFARRVGIDTTASFLTSSLNRDVLMIKRFDRPPGGGRRLVVSGLTMLGLDEMEARYATYPDLLDVLRRDGIDADVGRRLFERIVFNVAIGNNDDHARNHAAFWNGQALELTPAYDLCPQIRSGETSEQAMAFDRDGTRESSFAACLRAAPVYGLTTAQAREVIDGQIEVIQRDWTEVADLARLTAAQRNLLWHRQILNPYTGYGYTSGD; this is encoded by the coding sequence ATGACGCCCTCGACTTCTGACCGCGACATCCCCGTCCCGCGCGGCGCCTTCGTGTGGGTCTGGCTGCCGGGGTACACCGTGCCGGTAGTGGCCGGGCGGGTGCAGTTCCAGCGCCGCGGCCGCCATCGCCGGTACGTGTTCGGCTATGGACGCAGCTACCTCGACCGCCCCGACGCCATCAGCCTCTACACCCCGGAGCTGCCGCTGCGCGCCGGATGGCAGAGTCCCAGCCCCAATATGTCGATTGCCTCCGCGCTGCGCGACGCCGGCCCTGACTCCTGGGGCCAGCGCGTCATTTTCGAACGACTCCACAGTGCGAAGGGACGCGATGCCGACCCCGGAGACCCGGACCAGATCACCTACTTCCTGGAATCGGGATCGAATCGGATCGGCGGCCTGGACTTCCAGACCAGCCCGGACGTCTACGTGCCGCGCGATAGCTCTGCGACGCTCGACGAGCTGCACACCGCCGTCGATGCCCTGCAGGAGGGGCGCCCGCTGACCGACGAACTGAGCGCAGCGCTCGTGCGCGGCACCTCCATCGGCGGCGCACGACCCAAGGTGCTGATCGACGTCGACGGCGTGGGCCACATCGCCAAGTTCTCCTCGACGTCGGACCCGTATCCGGTGGTGGGCGCGGAGGCGCTGGCCCTCGAGTTCGCCCGGCGGGTCGGGATCGACACCACGGCGTCGTTCCTCACCAGCTCCCTTAACCGAGACGTCCTCATGATCAAGCGATTCGACCGACCGCCCGGCGGCGGCCGACGCCTCGTGGTGTCCGGGCTGACCATGCTCGGGCTCGACGAGATGGAGGCACGGTACGCCACGTACCCGGATCTTCTGGACGTGCTGCGCCGCGACGGGATCGACGCCGACGTCGGTCGCCGGCTGTTCGAACGGATCGTCTTCAACGTGGCCATCGGCAACAACGATGACCACGCGCGCAACCACGCCGCGTTCTGGAACGGTCAGGCCCTCGAACTGACCCCTGCCTACGACCTGTGCCCGCAGATCCGCTCAGGCGAGACCTCGGAACAGGCGATGGCCTTCGACCGCGACGGCACCCGCGAGAGCTCGTTCGCAGCCTGCCTGCGCGCCGCCCCGGTGTATGGCCTGACCACCGCCCAGGCGCGTGAGGTCATTGACGGACAGATCGAGGTCATCCAGCGCGACTGGACGGAAGTAGCTGACCTCGCCAGGCTGACGGCAGCGCAGCGGAACCTCCTGTGGCACAGGCAGATCCTCAACCCATACACAGGTTACGGGTATACATCCGGGGACTGA
- a CDS encoding toxin HicA: MDPCRLAKLVAEMRENQTNVNPKDLHAVCVEYFGGPRKGSGSHVAIFKMPWLNNPRVNIQTGRDKRAKPYQVKQVLSAIDKLEKIRGEKK, translated from the coding sequence GTGGATCCCTGTCGGCTGGCCAAGCTCGTGGCGGAAATGCGCGAGAACCAAACCAACGTCAACCCCAAAGATCTGCACGCCGTATGTGTTGAATATTTCGGTGGACCTCGCAAAGGGAGCGGTAGCCATGTCGCCATCTTCAAGATGCCGTGGCTAAACAACCCACGGGTCAATATCCAAACTGGCCGCGACAAAAGGGCCAAGCCTTACCAGGTCAAACAGGTGTTATCGGCAATCGACAAGCTAGAGAAAATAAGGGGTGAGAAAAAGTGA
- a CDS encoding DUF5994 family protein: MTATYMRQCRQPSTTPHPRPRLRLKPKAPTTGYVDGAWWPHSDILAEELSNLLAVLTVRLGPIERVIYNLSDWAKTPNQVQLGGRTVQLSGYTGQPLDTIQVIGTNGPKLILLVIPPETAHDSAHDAMNSAAARDNAGTIEDLLRDMIENDG, translated from the coding sequence ATGACCGCGACCTACATGCGGCAATGCAGGCAACCGTCAACAACACCGCACCCCAGACCGCGCTTGCGTCTCAAACCCAAGGCCCCCACCACCGGATATGTCGACGGAGCCTGGTGGCCGCACAGCGACATCCTCGCCGAGGAACTCTCCAATCTGCTGGCGGTCCTCACGGTCCGGCTCGGACCGATCGAACGAGTCATCTACAACCTCAGTGACTGGGCGAAAACACCGAACCAGGTTCAGCTCGGCGGCAGAACAGTTCAGCTCAGCGGATACACCGGGCAGCCACTCGACACAATCCAGGTCATCGGAACCAACGGCCCCAAACTCATCCTGCTCGTCATTCCACCAGAAACGGCTCACGACTCCGCCCACGACGCCATGAACTCAGCCGCAGCCCGTGACAACGCGGGCACCATAGAAGACCTGCTACGAGACATGATCGAAAACGACGGCTAA
- a CDS encoding prolipoprotein diacylglyceryl transferase, producing the protein MATPESQRSSRWLGRRYLFRVGRLRIPSYAVMLYVGFAVGVVCGAYVSGLDHKRFAVSALILLVCALIGSRIWYLVGHPEVLADRAGIQEIGAGLYGGVALSFAVCWPVLRLMGLEFWRFLDGAAIVFLVGLAATRIGCLINGCCSGRETRGPLGLWLPDHRGEWKRRYPTQLFEAGWLALILAVGLSSHGTSGRPGLLFFGSAAAYGICRLGLEPLRADAAAAALSTRINMAFSAILAVASIAAFALKLR; encoded by the coding sequence ATGGCTACCCCGGAGTCACAGCGTTCATCGCGCTGGTTAGGTCGACGATATCTGTTCCGCGTCGGAAGGCTTCGCATTCCGAGCTACGCGGTCATGTTGTACGTGGGCTTTGCGGTCGGGGTTGTATGCGGTGCGTACGTGTCGGGCCTCGATCACAAGCGCTTCGCGGTATCCGCTCTCATCCTCCTCGTGTGTGCTCTGATCGGCTCCCGCATCTGGTACCTCGTTGGGCACCCGGAAGTTCTTGCCGACCGCGCCGGCATACAAGAGATCGGCGCCGGACTTTACGGCGGCGTGGCGCTGAGCTTCGCGGTCTGTTGGCCGGTGCTGCGCCTCATGGGTTTGGAGTTCTGGCGATTCCTCGACGGTGCGGCCATCGTCTTTTTGGTCGGGCTGGCCGCCACCCGCATCGGTTGCCTGATCAACGGCTGCTGTTCCGGACGGGAGACGCGTGGGCCGCTGGGCTTGTGGCTGCCGGATCACCGCGGCGAATGGAAGCGCCGCTATCCCACACAGCTCTTCGAGGCCGGTTGGTTGGCACTGATTTTGGCTGTCGGACTGTCGTCGCACGGGACGTCCGGTCGTCCGGGATTGTTGTTTTTCGGCTCCGCCGCTGCCTACGGAATCTGTCGTCTCGGTCTGGAGCCGCTCCGCGCGGACGCCGCTGCCGCCGCGCTGTCGACACGTATCAACATGGCGTTTTCGGCGATTTTGGCGGTGGCATCAATCGCTGCGTTTGCACTGAAATTGCGGTAA
- a CDS encoding type II toxin-antitoxin system HicB family antitoxin codes for MSDLHYTYRVEWSPEDDEWVGLVAEFPSLSWLDPNPLEAMRGIRDLVEGVVDDMRESGEIPPAPLADRRYSGKVFVRTSPELHRRLTIEAAEQGVSVNQWAMQKLAERSTGPSHVSAATLAKEDA; via the coding sequence GTGAGCGATCTGCACTACACGTACCGCGTTGAGTGGTCGCCCGAGGACGACGAGTGGGTGGGCCTAGTGGCCGAATTCCCGTCGTTGTCGTGGCTTGACCCCAACCCCCTTGAGGCTATGCGCGGTATTCGCGATTTAGTCGAGGGTGTCGTCGACGATATGCGCGAAAGTGGGGAAATACCGCCGGCGCCTCTCGCTGACCGTCGATACAGCGGGAAGGTATTTGTACGCACATCACCCGAACTACATCGGCGACTTACCATCGAGGCGGCCGAGCAGGGCGTGTCCGTGAACCAGTGGGCTATGCAGAAGCTCGCCGAGCGTTCAACCGGCCCATCGCACGTGAGCGCCGCTACGTTGGCTAAGGAGGATGCATGA
- a CDS encoding DUF5994 family protein — MTLLQDHGSTRSDSHPAPRLRLKPKAPATGYVDGAWWPRSHELVNELPDLLAVLSVRLGAIGRVIYNLNEWTKTPPKFSTGGVVIRLDGYTRQPVDTLEIIGLNRSKIYLLVVPSDADSSRAHHAMMSAATPDDASTIVELLHHNPR, encoded by the coding sequence GTGACGCTATTGCAGGATCACGGCTCAACCCGTTCAGATTCACACCCCGCCCCGCGGCTGCGTCTTAAACCCAAGGCTCCCGCCACCGGATACGTCGATGGGGCCTGGTGGCCCCGCAGCCATGAACTCGTCAACGAACTCCCCGACCTGTTAGCGGTGCTCTCGGTGCGACTCGGCGCCATCGGACGGGTCATCTACAACCTCAACGAATGGACGAAAACACCGCCGAAATTTTCAACAGGTGGCGTGGTGATACGACTCGACGGATACACCCGACAACCCGTTGACACCCTCGAAATCATCGGCCTCAACCGCAGCAAGATCTACCTGCTGGTGGTGCCCAGTGACGCCGATTCATCCCGCGCGCACCACGCCATGATGTCCGCCGCGACCCCAGATGATGCGTCAACCATCGTCGAACTACTACACCACAACCCGCGATGA
- a CDS encoding IS3 family transposase (programmed frameshift): MASNKRRRHTPDQIIRKLAEGNKLLGAGQELGEVCRHLEVAESTWHRWLAQYGGMKANEAKRLKELEAENARLKKLVANQALDIDMLKDLFGGKLLTPNRKRRAVTALRERFGVSQRRACTVVGIHRSTMRLVPPLITAEEAELRAWLRRFSTDRPRWGWRRAAKIARRGGWCVNNKRIRRLWREEGLRVPQRRKKKRLTGIGVAVGAMSPIRPNVIWAMDFQFDTTADGRTLKMLNVIDEFTRKALAIEVDRNIDADGVVDVLDRLARQHGAPHYVRFDNGPEFVAHAVHDWCRFNSAGSLFIDPGSPWQNAWVESFNGRLRDELLNSWRFDSLLEARVIIEDWRRDYNANRPHSAHGELTPTEFALQWATTHQPQAA; the protein is encoded by the exons ATGGCATCGAACAAGCGCCGGCGGCATACGCCGGATCAGATCATCCGCAAGCTCGCAGAGGGCAACAAGCTCCTCGGTGCCGGCCAGGAATTGGGCGAGGTGTGCCGGCACCTGGAGGTGGCCGAATCGACATGGCATCGCTGGCTTGCCCAGTACGGCGGGATGAAGGCCAACGAGGCGAAGCGGCTCAAAGAGCTTGAGGCCGAGAACGCCCGGCTTAAGAAGTTGGTTGCTAACCAGGCCTTGGACATCGACATGCTCAAGGATCTCT TCGGCGGGAAACTTCTGACCCCGAACCGCAAGCGCCGCGCCGTCACGGCGTTGCGTGAGCGGTTCGGGGTATCGCAACGCCGAGCCTGCACCGTGGTGGGTATCCACCGGTCCACGATGCGTCTGGTGCCGCCTTTGATCACCGCCGAGGAGGCCGAGTTGCGTGCCTGGCTGCGCCGGTTCTCCACTGACCGGCCACGGTGGGGGTGGAGACGGGCTGCCAAGATAGCGCGCCGAGGGGGCTGGTGCGTCAACAACAAGCGCATTCGCCGGCTGTGGCGTGAGGAGGGCCTGCGGGTGCCCCAGCGGCGCAAGAAGAAGCGCCTGACGGGTATCGGTGTCGCCGTGGGTGCGATGTCACCGATTCGTCCGAATGTCATCTGGGCGATGGACTTTCAATTCGACACCACCGCCGACGGTCGCACGTTGAAGATGTTGAACGTGATCGACGAGTTCACCCGCAAGGCACTGGCGATCGAGGTCGACCGCAACATCGATGCCGACGGTGTCGTCGATGTCTTGGATCGCCTGGCGCGCCAGCACGGCGCGCCGCATTACGTGCGCTTCGACAACGGTCCTGAGTTCGTGGCGCACGCCGTGCATGACTGGTGCCGATTCAACAGTGCCGGTTCACTTTTCATCGATCCAGGCTCGCCATGGCAGAACGCTTGGGTCGAGTCGTTCAACGGCCGATTACGTGATGAACTGCTCAACTCATGGCGCTTCGACTCGCTGCTGGAAGCCCGCGTAATCATTGAAGACTGGCGCCGCGACTATAACGCCAACCGACCCCACTCCGCCCACGGAGAACTTACCCCCACCGAGTTCGCCCTACAGTGGGCCACGACCCACCAACCCCAAGCCGCATAG
- the glnA gene encoding type I glutamate--ammonia ligase produces MPEKTPDDIFKLAKDENIEYVDVRFCDLPGTMQHFTIPIYAFDKNVFEEGLAFDGSSIRGFQSIHESDMLLLPDPETATIDPFRARKTLNVNFFVHDPFTLEPYSRDPRNIARKAENYLISSGIADTAYFGPEAEFYIFDSVEFDSNINGSFYKVDATSGWWNTGEPTENDGTPNRGYKVRPKGGYFPVAPTDHYVDLRDEILTHLTNAGFSLEKGHHEVGSGGQAEINYKFNTLLHAADDHQMYKYIIKQTAWQAGKTVTFMPKPLFGDNGSGMHCHQSLWKDGVPLMYDEMGYAGLSDTARHYIGGLLYHAPSLLAFTNPTVNSYKRLVPGYEAPINLVYSQRNRSACVRIPITGRNPKAKRLEFRCPDSSGNPYLSFAAMLMAGLDGIKNKIEPPPPIDKDLYELPPEEAAEIPQAPTQLSAVIDRLEEDSEYLTKGGVFTPDLIETWISYKRDYEIAPFNLRPTPYEFALYYDV; encoded by the coding sequence GTGCCCGAAAAGACGCCCGACGATATCTTCAAACTCGCCAAGGACGAGAACATTGAGTACGTCGATGTCCGCTTCTGCGACCTGCCAGGCACCATGCAGCACTTCACAATTCCGATTTACGCCTTCGACAAGAACGTGTTCGAGGAAGGCCTGGCCTTCGACGGCTCCTCGATTCGCGGGTTCCAATCGATCCACGAATCCGACATGTTGCTGCTCCCCGATCCGGAAACCGCGACCATCGACCCGTTCCGGGCTCGAAAGACGCTGAACGTGAACTTCTTCGTGCACGACCCGTTCACCCTCGAGCCGTACTCGCGCGACCCACGCAACATCGCCCGCAAAGCCGAGAACTACTTGATCAGCTCCGGCATTGCGGACACCGCCTATTTCGGCCCAGAAGCCGAGTTCTACATCTTCGACTCGGTGGAATTCGACTCGAACATCAACGGCTCGTTCTACAAGGTGGATGCGACATCGGGATGGTGGAACACCGGCGAGCCGACCGAAAACGACGGAACTCCCAACCGCGGCTACAAGGTTCGTCCCAAAGGCGGCTACTTCCCGGTGGCCCCCACCGACCACTACGTCGATCTGCGCGATGAGATTCTCACCCACCTGACCAATGCCGGCTTCAGCTTGGAGAAGGGCCACCACGAAGTGGGCAGCGGCGGCCAGGCCGAAATCAATTACAAGTTCAACACATTGCTGCACGCGGCCGACGACCACCAGATGTACAAATACATCATCAAGCAAACCGCATGGCAGGCCGGCAAAACCGTGACGTTCATGCCCAAGCCGCTGTTCGGCGACAATGGTTCCGGTATGCACTGCCACCAGTCGCTGTGGAAGGACGGCGTCCCACTGATGTACGACGAGATGGGATACGCCGGCCTGTCGGACACCGCTCGCCACTACATCGGCGGACTGCTCTACCACGCGCCCTCATTGCTGGCCTTCACCAACCCGACAGTGAACTCCTATAAGCGGCTGGTTCCCGGCTATGAGGCCCCGATCAATCTGGTTTACAGCCAACGCAATCGCTCAGCGTGCGTGCGCATCCCGATCACCGGCCGCAACCCGAAGGCCAAGCGGCTGGAGTTCCGGTGCCCCGATTCGTCGGGCAATCCCTATCTTTCGTTCGCGGCCATGTTGATGGCCGGGCTGGACGGCATCAAGAACAAGATCGAGCCGCCTCCCCCGATCGATAAGGACCTCTACGAGCTGCCGCCAGAAGAGGCCGCGGAAATCCCGCAGGCTCCCACTCAGCTGTCCGCGGTAATCGACCGTCTCGAGGAAGACAGCGAATACCTCACCAAGGGAGGCGTTTTCACGCCGGACCTGATCGAGACGTGGATCAGCTACAAGCGCGACTACGAGATTGCGCCGTTCAACCTCCGGCCGACCCCGTACGAGTTCGCGCTCTATTACGACGTATAG
- a CDS encoding DUF732 domain-containing protein translates to MMLRALALMVVAIGAIGLAAPAYADATDDAFIANLSTSGMNYGAPEKAIQVAKTVVCGTLSDNPNTSNADLIAKVTNATNWPTNNAAYFTGAAIQAYCPQYGSTSVASPKPGVRPAST, encoded by the coding sequence ATGATGCTAAGAGCCCTGGCGCTGATGGTCGTCGCCATAGGAGCCATAGGATTGGCCGCGCCGGCCTATGCGGACGCTACAGATGACGCATTCATAGCCAACCTGAGCACCTCCGGCATGAATTACGGCGCACCCGAGAAGGCAATCCAGGTCGCGAAGACCGTCGTCTGCGGCACCCTCAGCGACAATCCCAACACCAGCAACGCAGATCTGATCGCCAAGGTCACCAACGCCACCAACTGGCCAACGAATAATGCCGCCTACTTCACCGGAGCTGCCATCCAGGCTTATTGCCCCCAGTACGGCTCGACCTCTGTCGCTTCGCCAAAGCCGGGGGTTCGCCCAGCGTCAACGTGA
- a CDS encoding NAD-binding protein, with protein sequence MGEIFQFHREIIVSGDDALSKTIAEELRGAGARIIKITTAADLLGAGIHRARAVVCAGPNDAVNLEIALLAREFSPDVRVVARLANDVLRGAVAAVNGPGAILDVADLATPSIVEAVLSRNAHQFETAGIEFVVWGSEAPYDATLREIYADLAPVVVVHGKNSPNPGEVVPCPGRDQRVYTGDWTSMIGVKDELEARGIRVPPPTTTRSRHSRVRRAIDAARAMRDDVNPMLLPSLAFALLLTLGATVVVRFNYHNPRMSWIDALYFASETITTVGYGDFSFAQQSTSLRLFAVGLMFGGVTVTAILVAFLADLLLSRRFVQTAGLLRARHMRNHVVVVGLGSIGVRVVSDLTAAGYDVLVIEPDENNRFLSTVAELDVPVIFGDPTMRQTLESAHVDRARGVAVVAQDDMENIETGIVLLEILGPDTKVPIVMRVQGRALSTAVNRRFGFENVRSIVDLAAPWFIGAAMGLQVLGTFWVGQRSFMVGGMLVAAGSELDGLRMMELSTQTRVIAITRPEGPIRLRPRRDARLKAGDTVYLIGPYRELIATLRKGQPPPQTTINGERALTLAAARSARRPEVRPPRWAPDPEA encoded by the coding sequence ATGGGCGAGATCTTTCAATTTCATCGCGAAATCATCGTCAGCGGTGACGACGCGCTGTCGAAGACGATCGCCGAGGAGCTAAGAGGCGCTGGCGCGCGGATCATCAAGATCACCACTGCCGCCGATCTCCTCGGCGCCGGGATACATCGCGCCCGCGCCGTCGTCTGCGCTGGGCCCAACGACGCAGTAAATCTCGAAATTGCATTATTGGCAAGGGAATTCAGTCCTGACGTCAGAGTCGTGGCGCGCCTGGCCAACGATGTGCTGCGCGGAGCGGTAGCCGCCGTCAACGGCCCCGGCGCCATCCTCGACGTCGCCGACCTCGCAACCCCATCCATCGTCGAGGCGGTTCTGTCGCGTAACGCGCACCAGTTCGAAACGGCAGGAATCGAATTCGTTGTCTGGGGATCCGAGGCCCCGTATGACGCGACTTTGCGCGAGATCTACGCCGACCTGGCACCGGTGGTGGTAGTCCATGGCAAGAACTCACCTAACCCCGGCGAGGTTGTCCCATGTCCGGGACGGGATCAGCGGGTCTACACCGGCGACTGGACCTCGATGATCGGCGTCAAAGACGAATTGGAAGCCCGCGGGATCCGCGTGCCTCCTCCGACCACGACCCGCTCTCGCCACTCCAGGGTGCGCCGCGCCATCGATGCCGCGCGCGCCATGCGAGACGACGTGAACCCAATGCTGTTGCCCTCATTGGCATTTGCGCTACTTCTCACACTCGGTGCGACGGTCGTGGTGCGCTTCAACTACCACAACCCCCGTATGTCATGGATCGACGCCCTGTACTTTGCCTCCGAGACGATCACCACCGTGGGCTATGGCGATTTCAGCTTCGCCCAACAATCCACGTCGCTGCGACTGTTCGCCGTCGGGTTGATGTTCGGCGGCGTGACCGTCACCGCCATCCTCGTCGCATTCCTTGCGGACCTGCTGCTGTCGCGCCGCTTCGTCCAAACGGCCGGACTCTTACGGGCACGCCATATGCGCAATCACGTCGTCGTTGTTGGACTGGGCTCGATCGGCGTCCGCGTCGTCAGCGATCTGACCGCTGCCGGATACGACGTCCTCGTCATCGAGCCCGACGAGAACAACCGCTTCCTGTCGACCGTGGCCGAACTCGATGTGCCGGTGATTTTCGGCGATCCGACCATGCGCCAGACCCTGGAATCGGCGCACGTCGATCGCGCCCGCGGTGTGGCGGTGGTGGCCCAGGACGACATGGAGAACATCGAGACCGGGATCGTCTTGCTGGAGATCTTGGGACCCGACACCAAGGTGCCGATCGTCATGCGCGTTCAAGGCCGCGCGCTGAGCACCGCGGTGAATCGGCGGTTCGGTTTCGAAAACGTGCGGTCGATCGTCGACCTGGCCGCTCCCTGGTTCATCGGCGCGGCGATGGGTCTGCAAGTGCTGGGAACGTTTTGGGTCGGGCAGCGCTCTTTCATGGTCGGCGGAATGCTCGTGGCGGCGGGCAGCGAGCTCGATGGACTGCGAATGATGGAACTGTCCACCCAGACGCGCGTCATCGCGATCACTCGACCGGAAGGGCCGATCAGGCTGCGGCCCCGTCGTGACGCCCGATTGAAAGCCGGTGACACCGTCTACCTCATCGGCCCCTACCGCGAGCTGATCGCGACGCTGCGCAAGGGCCAGCCTCCACCGCAGACCACGATCAACGGTGAGCGGGCGTTGACACTTGCGGCCGCGCGATCGGCGCGCAGGCCGGAGGTACGCCCACCGCGATGGGCGCCGGACCCGGAGGCTTAA
- a CDS encoding transglutaminase-like domain-containing protein, which produces MVSEKFTREVGAELDVTIIEPTTLEFQIAVAPHPKTRFSEHLSFKLDGEPVHPVEISGMHGNRIHKLAAPAGELAVDYAATIVGRTDPAPVTEHDLSMYLRPSRYAEADKLYGFAATEFGSYVDSTTLLERVSLWVGTRLKYVPGSSDPIDGAVETLLAGAGVCRDFAHLVVALLRAVKVPARAVSVYAPGLYPMDFHAVAEAFVNGRWQVVDGTLLAPRQALVRIATGRDAADIAFLDNHRGAIALNKMAVTAIVDGDLPIDSIDQLVAIS; this is translated from the coding sequence ATGGTCTCCGAAAAGTTCACCCGCGAGGTGGGCGCAGAACTCGACGTCACGATCATCGAGCCCACCACACTGGAATTCCAGATCGCGGTCGCACCGCACCCGAAAACCCGGTTCTCCGAACACTTGTCGTTCAAATTAGACGGAGAACCGGTACATCCGGTCGAGATCAGCGGCATGCACGGCAACCGCATCCACAAACTTGCGGCCCCGGCCGGCGAGTTGGCCGTCGATTACGCCGCGACGATCGTGGGACGCACCGACCCGGCGCCGGTCACCGAGCATGACCTGTCCATGTATCTACGCCCGAGTCGCTACGCGGAGGCCGACAAGTTATACGGTTTCGCTGCAACCGAATTCGGCAGTTATGTGGATTCGACAACACTATTGGAGCGGGTGTCGCTGTGGGTCGGCACCCGGCTGAAGTATGTGCCCGGCTCCAGCGATCCCATCGATGGCGCCGTGGAGACACTGCTCGCCGGCGCTGGGGTCTGCCGTGACTTCGCGCATCTCGTCGTGGCGTTACTTCGAGCGGTGAAAGTGCCCGCCCGAGCGGTGTCGGTGTATGCGCCGGGTCTGTACCCGATGGACTTTCACGCCGTCGCCGAGGCATTTGTCAACGGCAGGTGGCAGGTTGTCGACGGAACATTGCTGGCCCCCCGCCAAGCCTTAGTACGCATCGCCACCGGCCGAGACGCCGCCGACATCGCCTTCCTCGACAACCACCGCGGCGCCATCGCACTCAACAAAATGGCGGTGACAGCAATCGTCGACGGTGACCTCCCCATCGACTCCATCGACCAACTCGTCGCAATCAGCTAA